In Arachis stenosperma cultivar V10309 chromosome 1, arast.V10309.gnm1.PFL2, whole genome shotgun sequence, one DNA window encodes the following:
- the LOC130941093 gene encoding probable E3 ubiquitin-protein ligase LUL4 → MGISWSNTNSNSNRRRRNNYPPPFPPPYYYSSDAHPPQLPPPPPPSQPPPPQGYYFPPTNPSTTPYVGTHPLPPAPPPQTHSFYYSNGYTTPTAAAATTNAPNYANRLHYHPYYANQGAPAWAPVRPPVAAAAAAAPPPYVDHQTTKKIRNDVNLHKDTLRLEIDELNPDHHLVSFVFDALFDGRFTIYYLAKEEEKCRFIPLYPDAFAPISFPFQKGVGRKFCQPPGTGIDLGFFELEDLAKPSPEEDLFPLVICAETSMRTSEDETSDGSTIDASPHMQITQAVLVKSNGIGPFEVKVIRQILWIDGVRYELRELYGIGSGSTAADFDDNDPGKECVICMTEPKDTAVLPCRHMCMCSECAKALRLQSNKCPICRQPIEELMEIKINNDDK, encoded by the exons atGGGAATCTCTTGGAGCAACACCAACAGTAACAGtaacagaagaagaagaaacaattACCCACCACCTTTTCCTCCTCCGTACTACTACTCTTCTGATGCTCATCCTCCGCAGCTTCCACCGCCGCCGCCGCCTTCTCAGCCCCCACCGCCGCAAGGCTATTACTTTCCCCCAACCAACCCTTCCACCACTCCCTACGTCGGTACCCATCCTCTGCCTCCTGCTCCTCCTCCTCAGACCCATTCCTTCTATTATTCAAATGGCTACACCACCCCTACCGCCGCCGCCGCCACCACCAACGCTCCTAACTATGCCAATCGCCTTCACTACCACCCTTACTATGCAAATCAGGGTGCTCCCGCCTGGGCCCCTGTTCGCCCCCCCGTTGCTGCTGCCGCCGCCGCAGCTCCACCGCCCTATGTCGACCATCAAACCACTAAGAAGATTAGGAACGACGTGAACTTGCATAAAGATACTTTGCGCCTTGAGATTGACGAGCTCAACCCTGATCACCACTTGGTTTCTTTCGTTTTTGATGCCCTCTTTGATGGCAG ATTTACTATCTACTACTTagccaaagaagaagaaaagtgtAGGTTTATTCCACTATATCCTGATGCATTTGCGCCGATCTCATTCCCCTTTCAAAAGGGAGTTGGCCGGAAATTTTGTCAGCCTCCTGGAACGGGCATTGACCTTGGTTTCTTTGAGTTAGAGGATCTTGCAAAGCCCTCACCTGAAGAAGATCTGTTTCCCCTTGTAATATGTGCTGAAACAAGTATGAGAACTTCAGAAGATGAAACTTCTGATGGTTCCACAATTGATGCATCTCCTCACATGCAAATAACTCAAGCTGTGTTAGTGAAAAGCAACGGTATTGGTCCTTTCGAGGTAAAAGTAATTAGGCAGATTCTCTGGATTGATGGAGTTCGTTATGAGTTGAGAGAGTTATATGGAATAGGAAGTGGCTCAACAGCTGCAGATTTTGATGATAATGATCCTGGGAAGGAGTGTGTAATATGCATGACCGAACCAAAGGACACTGCTGTCTTACCTTGCCGACATATG TGTATGTGCAGCGAGTGTGCAAAAGCATTACGGCTTCAATCCAATAAGTGCCCAATATGCCGCCAACCTATTGAGGAGCTCATGGAAATCAAGATAAACAATGATGACAAATGA